The candidate division KSB1 bacterium region TCGTGCAACAATAACCCCAGCCCGCGAAACTCCGTCAACAGACTCTCGCGAACCAGCAGCGCCAGCCGGTTGAACTGCATCGGCAGCTCGAACACGGTCTTCAACTCGCGGCCCAGAAATTCCGTCACCCGGCTGACGATCAGATTGCGCAGATAGTTGGCGATCGTGTCGTCATAGTAAAGCCCTTCCGTGCCCACGACCTTATTCAGAAACAGCATCGGATCGCTGATCTGGATTGAATAGATGCCGTGGGCGCGCAGCCGAACCATTTTTAGCTCGCTGTCCCGGAACACGATGGCCGCGGGGGTTCCCCATTTCAGATTGGGGAAAAGCTTCATGTTGAGGAAGTAAACTTCGGAGCGAAACGGCGACTCGTCACCGTAGCCGAAGCTCGTCACCCATTTTCCGACCAGCGGAATGTTCGGCGTCTTCAGCACGTGCCGCCCCGGAGGAAACACGTCCAGCGCGCGCCCATCGCGGAAGAACACGGCGACCTGACTCTCGCGGACCGTCAACTGCGCGCCCCACTTGATCTCGCACGTGCCGTCCTCGGGCACGCGCGCGACCATGGTCTTACCGCCGTCGTCGAGAAACTCGAGGACTTCCATGAGCTTCGGCATTATTTGAACTCCTGCAAGTAGTGACCGCGGGCGTCAACACAATGCTCGAGGCGGTGAATGACGGTCGTAAGGTCCTGCCAGGTCAGTTCGGCCACGCGCTCCGCCAGACGAATCGCGGACTCCAACAGCTCCAGATCGCGTCTCGTCAACTCTTCGAGTTCCGCCGTGCCGATGGTATCACAGGCCATCAACCCGCTCGCCCCGGCGGGGGCATGGTGCAGCCGCTCGCGGAGGGTCTGGATTCGCTGGCGGCAATTCTCGGCCATCTGCGCCCGGATCTCCTGATGGCGATCCAGTTCGAGCTGGAGGCGCTCCCGAACGATTTCCTCGCACTGTTCCAGTGCCGCGCAGACCCGGGCGCGAACCTGCGCGTCGGACTGCCGCC contains the following coding sequences:
- a CDS encoding SPFH domain-containing protein, with the translated sequence MPKLMEVLEFLDDGGKTMVARVPEDGTCEIKWGAQLTVRESQVAVFFRDGRALDVFPPGRHVLKTPNIPLVGKWVTSFGYGDESPFRSEVYFLNMKLFPNLKWGTPAAIVFRDSELKMVRLRAHGIYSIQISDPMLFLNKVVGTEGLYYDDTIANYLRNLIVSRVTEFLGRELKTVFELPMQFNRLALLVRESLLTEFRGLGLLLHDFHVNAISLPDDVQSVIDTRSAIAALGNLDEFMKFKAAMALETAAENPGGVAGAGVGLGAGIGMGAALPQYIQAALSAAPTARGTADAALQKLGQLKALLDNGALSAAEFETLKQKLIDTI